The genomic region GGGCAGTTTATGTGGACCTcaaacatatgttgttgttgtttttctctaGTTTTTGTTTGACGAAGACTGCAAGTGGTGAATGACATAACTTTTTGGTAGAACTATTACGGCTGAACATCGTTATATTCGGTTAGGTCGAATTTCCGCTTATTACAAATTTCCGGATGTCGAATGGGGAAAAACTTTCCGATAGTTACTCTtcttattttatatcatatattgCCATTTATATTGTCGCTTTAACTCGAAGCAGTGTAATGTAAGGCGAAGTGATTTTGTATAATATGCTCTTCTGTTAAAAGGATTATGTATGATCTAGTCGTTGTTGGTATCGCGAATACTGAGTACAAGAACATGTTGATGTTCTCATAGTGTGTGGTATAAATTCATTGATGTTTGCtcttattataatttatattaatatcgtaattgcgattttttgtataaattaaacaGTTTTGACAAAAGATTATTAATGACACTGTTGAATTTAAAATAACTCTAGAGTGCAAAAGActacattttacattaaagtattatatattatgaatgcattataatattacacattaaataatacattaaagaCTCTCTGAACACACTTTTTCAGTCCATGTTTTACCGCAATGGAAATGTGGTGTATGTCAGAGCCCAAAATCAACTCCTTCCTTTCCCTCCCAGACGGGTTCGCAGGTACTACTTTGTAGTGGACAAGATGTTGTTACAAATTAGCCGTAAATGCATGTAAATGCGTGATCAAACGCGTGTATCGGACACTGTAATGCGGTGGAGGGCATTGAATAAAACAAAAGTTGCTTCTGTACGGCAAAACATTGTTTAAGCGCATTCAGAATGCAAACATTCATTGTCAAATATTAAGTACAGACATATGTTAGTAAGTGAATAAGACTTTATTGATGTTGGTGTTGATGAGGGTAGGAAGAATTACGAGCTGCAACCGTTGCCCCTTGTTCATCTTCTGGTATGATAATTAGTTACACCGATACATTATACTTCATACTTAGTGCTCCTTTTCTGGTAAACATTAACAAATGTATGGTTGTGTATGTATCCAAATTAACGACTCGAATAAATGCCAATTAGTGGCTTAACAATGCACACTGATATCGGCTAGTTATTTATTCTTTATAGATAACTTAATATTTCTTTGActcgaaaaagaaaacaaattgaCTTATGAGAACATTCGAACTTAAAAACACATGGATGGACACCCAACACCGAATGTATtggggccttgctctgtgaaaagggggataactgcatgtgtgtaaagtgtcgtcccagattagccggtgcagcgagtacaggctaatcagggacgacactttccgccttaagtggATTTTGGCTAAaaagaaactttcttgaaacgaaaaataccattaaagcggaaagttttgtccctgattaacatgtgcggactgcacaggctaatctggaacgatactttacgcacattcattacacccccttttcacagaacacggctcatttaATGTATGTTCAGAATGTATTTATCACACAGCAAAGTATGTACATTAGGCATTATGTTAGCACTCGTTGCCTCCATCCGATATATTGCGATGACGTGTATCTGGCGCAAATGATTTCTTAATTCGTCCGCACTCTGAGATGTATTTAAAAGTACCCATGTCGGAATATTCGGCAACGTGCCAATTCAATGTTTCAACTGCACTTATTATAAACTAGGCATCCATACAGCTTGAGCGTATTAATTTGGATGTATTGTACTAATTGCCtattataacaattaaaaatgaaaattaggCATCTGTTACCAAACAGATTAAATAACTCAATACACatcaaaatgttttacaaaaatgtCTCTGTCTTTGAGacttcattttaaatatttttgtacttTGCGCACAAGGATACGTTGGCATGTTCTTGTGTATTTTCCAGACAGCGCGACATATAATGGCTCTGATTTGGACACCAATGTAGATGTGACACGACCAGGCAATCCCAGACAGAGAAGGTATGGGAAGTCGTTTGGTACGGCGTGTCGGCACCGGCGATTAGTTTAAACCcaagtatttaacccatttatgcctagcgtctagaaaaaggccttggcaaacaccgtagacccagattagacgcgctgtttgcttaaaggactttctgtaagaaatattctaaataaagaaatatacttgacatccctaattttggtcgttaattgatccaatttagaaggagagtccactaggcataaatgggttaagctcaattgcatcggGAGCCTGAGTCCTTTTCTGTGTAGAACCAGTTTGATTTACTTCCGGGAATGCTCCCACCGTGGGGATCAAATCCATGATCTCTGGTTCACAAAGCGGACATCATATGCACTACGCTACGGTATTTTGTTGAATCACGTTGTAATCCGGTGGTTTACAAGCCGAAGAAAACAAAGACCCGTTACCAAGGAGCGGAATTACGATCCGAGAACGCTAGATTGTGATAGTATGTAGATCGAGAACACGAAGTGGGAATGTGAGATCGCGATACGAAGTAGCGAGATTGTGCTGCGTGAACGGGAGGTCGATACTgcgaaaacatttattattttttatacattcaTTTATACATCCATGTAATACTTGTAAAAGACTATTTTGCTTTAAAAACTTATAAACTAGAACACATCGTTTAATTTTACTTTTGAATATAAGATATTACAGCCATAGTATTTGAAAAATATCTGAAACCTTACTCACCTTATAAAAAATGAATTCGTTTgtagtttatacatgtataatttaaacAGACATCCTCTATATACGTGAAATGTTTTTGTTCAGCCCATGCTTCGACAGTCGCGAGATGTGGATACTCTCACAAATGTGTCACCCGTCTGTAAATGGAGGTTCTGGTATGTAATTGTCGATGTTTATTTGGTAAAATTATATGGTTGTTATACAATGTAATAATATTATAGTCAAGTTGTAGTGATTTAATTCgatgttttttttctgttctCCAAAGATTTCAAGGAATTCACGCAAGTGTCAGACAAAGAACCAACGAACAAAACGAGGCGCGAGTGCTTAGAATTTTACGAGGAAGACGAAATCTTGGTGATGTCGCCTTCATTTAAAAAGAAGACAGTGCCCTTATCTGATGAACTGTCATACAGTCCCACTTACATAGATCATAATTAGCAAACTTATTAGTACAATATTTGCTGACGATGTAGATGCCATTAAATGGGAAATTAAGCATGCTTATATTGCGTTTCTGTTTGGTGTAACCGTACCAAGGCAATATCTTTACATTCACGTCATTGTAAAGAAATACCGTAATTAATGGCATGGCCCGCCGtacaatatcaataaaacataacattttattgaGTTAGTAATGATCACTTGAAAAAGTGTGTTAAGATtggaaaatgataaatatgtagTTTTAAAAATGGACGAAAGGCTAACCCATGGAAATTAGACAAGCAGTTCATCTTATTTATTAAAAGAGAtcataaacataatattaaacaGTATCATAATTTTATAATAACGCATATGGCTAAACATTATCATAATCCGTTAATAACGCATATGGCTTAACAGTATCATTATCCATAATGTCGTTTATGGCTTAACATTATCATAATCTATAATGTCGCATATGGCCGAACAGTGTCATAATCTATAAAGTCGTATATTGCTAAACATTATCATAATCCATAATGTCGCATATTGCTAAACATTATCATAATCTATAATGCCGCATATGGCCGAACAGTATCATAATCTATAATGTCGCATATGGCTAAACAGTGTGATTATCTATAATGTCGCATATGGCTGAACAGTATCATAATCTATAATGTCGCATATGGCTAAACAGTATGATAATCTATAATGTCGCATATGGCTGAACAGTATCATAATCCATAATGTCGCATATGGCTGAACAGTATCATAATCTATAATGTCGCATACGGCTGAACAGTATCATAATCtatattattacctgatgtcttatataaatgataattaattatttttttttgctattttctcgtcgaaaaagaaatttgcaatgttttgaactgttaccggtgaatatcgaactgttgaccggtcaacagtttgaattattatacctcacatttatttacaatgctatactcccataggccatcgtgacatagaaatactgtcagacccagcgggaataaatttactgtccaaaatatactgtatcccgctgccatagcaatcaagtgccaccagcgggaaaaaatttactgacaaaaaaatactgtatcccgctgccttagcaatcacgtgcggaatgttcgaaaattatactgtcccattcgcgcatgcgcagtacgcagttttgcgtgtccgttgtattttggtaattaaaatatcgatttcagctgaaactgtgctctataatagataaatgccattatttaagctttgacaggaatcaaaaagaaaatcaatttagtataaacgacacgcttacctcaaaggcaactttaatctaatgctaataacaataaagttacaacgatatacacttccagtgtctgttcttaaggtgttatgcatgacaaacacacaatccgaaatacgttttggattcgttcgatgctttaaacaaatattttactgtaataaaaaaaaacaccacgtctatattgttgtcccaaaatgtttcgtcaccgaaatgacgtcacacaagtacgtcataaattgcgtaatcaagtgattaaaaaaaaatacggaaagctgtttctgtaatagatctatatttttaaagaaataattgacaactaagaaaattgatgggataaattgattactaggtcggtgccgaataaagcgaagttcattttgctctgcccgtaaatctgaaccactcaacaaactaatggttgttcattgctgaaacaaaattcaattattgaatatttaaattgttcatggttcatattaattgttcatgttttaatagtttattcggtataataaaataaatattacatgtctgacagggtgacagtaaatttgtcaactttcggaaaaatactgtcaaccttggcttcgcctcggttgacagtatttcctcaagttgacaaatttactgtcaccctgtcagccatgtaatatttatatactgttgcccgctggaataatgacgtcatttcgttgaaaaatgacgtcattttacagttaaacagtcaaaattatttattttatcgattactgttgtgtgtaaataaaaattaagtttgctgttatttctatgttggaaatttgatcaggtaataaagcacttatttcatggatgcttggtgaacagtcaaaactgttgtccctcggtatcagggctgacatttggaactgttgccctcggcctatcggcctcgggcaacagtaccaaagtcatccctgataccttgggaaacagttttgactgttcaccgcgcatccatgaaataagtgtataatgTCGCATCTTGCTAAACATCATAATCTATAATGTTGCATATTGCTGAACATTATCATAATCCATAATAACAGATATGACAAAACAGTATCACAATCCATAATGTCGCATATCGCTAAACATCATCATAATCCATAATGTCGCATATCGCTAAACGTCATCATAATCCATAATGTCGCATATTGCTTAACATCATCATAATCTATAATGTCGCATATTGCTGAACAGTATCATAATCCATAATAACAGATATGACAAAACAGTATCACAATCCAT from Dreissena polymorpha isolate Duluth1 chromosome 5, UMN_Dpol_1.0, whole genome shotgun sequence harbors:
- the LOC127881538 gene encoding uncharacterized protein LOC127881538, whose product is MEMWCMSEPKINSFLSLPDGFADSATYNGSDLDTNVDVTRPGNPRQRSPCFDSREMWILSQMCHPSVNGGSDFKEFTQVSDKEPTNKTRRECLEFYEEDEILVMSPSFKKKTVPLSDELSYSPTYIDHN